From a single Brassica rapa cultivar Chiifu-401-42 chromosome A01, CAAS_Brap_v3.01, whole genome shotgun sequence genomic region:
- the LOC103835054 gene encoding protein DETOXIFICATION 40, producing MDSAQTDGVYQPLLQPDQLSPLPESNNCELERVLADVETPLFLRLRKATMIETKLLFKLAAPAVIVYMINYLMSMSTQIFSGHLGNLELAAASLGNRGIQVFAYGLMLGMGSAVETLCGQAFGGRKYEMLGVYLQRSIVLLTLTGVLLTSIYVFSENILLFLGQSPEIASAASLFVYGLIPQIFAYAVNFPIQKFLQSQSIVAPSAYISTATLFIHLLLSWLAINQLEIGLLGASLVLSLSWWIIVAAQCVYIVTSERCRETWGGFSVQAFSGLPSFFKLSAASAVMLCLETWYFQILVLLAGLLENPELALDSLSVCLTIAGWAFMISVGFNAAISVRVSNELGAGNPKSAAFSVIIVNIYSLITSVILAIIVWLCRDVLSYAFTEGEEVSAAVSDLCPFLAVTLVLNGIQPVLSGVAVGCGWQTFVAKVNVGCYYIIGIPIGTLFGFYFEYDAKGIWTGMIGGTLIQTVILVWVILRTDWTKEVEKASKRLDKWSNKKPEITSE from the exons ATGGACTCGGCTCAAACTGATGGCGTATACCAACCCCTTCTCCAGCCTGATCAGCTTTCTCCTTTGCCGGAGTCGAACAACTGCGAGTTAGAGAGAGTGCTGGCCGATGTTGAAACTCCCCTGTTTCTCCGCCTGCGTAAAGCCACAATGATTGAAACCAAGCTTCTTTTCAAGCTTGCTGCGCCTGCTGTGATTGTCTACATGATAAACTACCTCATGTCCATGTCTACTCAAATCTTCTCCGGCCATCTCGGAAACCTAGAACTCGCTGCCGCTTCTCTCGGAAACCGCGGAATACAAGTCTTCGCCTACGGTCTCATG CTAGGAATGGGGAGTGCGGTTGAGACGCTATGTGGACAAGCGTTTGGAGGTAGAAAATACGAGATGCTCGGCGTTTATCTCCAGAGATCCATCGTGTTGCTCACTCTCACCGGCGTCCTCCTAACGTCAATCTACGTCTTCTCTGAAAACATTTTGCTTTTCCTCGGACAGTCACCGGAAATAGCTTCCGCCGCGTCTCTCTTCGTCTACGGTCTCATTCCTCAAATCTTTGCCTACGCCGTAAACTTCCCTATCCAGAAGTTCCTCCAGTCGCAAAGCATCGTTGCACCGAGTGCTTACATCTCAACGGCCACTCTTTTTATTCACCTTCTCTTAAGCTGGCTCGCTATAAACCAGCTTGAGATTGGGCTTCTTGGAGCGTCGCTCGTGCTCAGCCTCTCGTGGTGGATTATAGTGGCGGCTCAGTGTGTTTACATAGTGACGAGTGAACGGTGTCGGGAGACGTGGGGAGGGTTTAGTGTGCAAGCTTTCTCGGGGCTACCGAGTTTCTTCAAACTGTCCGCCGCCTCTGCCGTGATGCTCTGCCTTGAGACTTGGTATTTTCAGATCTTGGTTCTTCTTGCCGGACTTCTCGAGAATCCGGAACTTGCTCTTGATTCTCTCTCCGTTTG TTTGACGATTGCAGGTTGGGCGTTTATGATATCTGTTGGATTCAACGCAGCGATTAG TGTAAGAGTGAGTAATGAACTAGGAGCTGGGAACCCTAAATCAGCAGCGTTTTCTGTAATCATCGTCAACATATATTCGTTAATCACAAGTGTGATTTTAGCCATTATAGTTTGGCTGTGCCGTGACGTTTTGAGCTACGCGTTCACCGAAGGTGAAGAAGTCTCAGCTGCGGTTTCAGATCTTTGCCCGTTTTTGGCTGTAACGCTTGTTCTCAATGGAATCCAACCTGTACTATCTG gtgTGGCGGTTGGATGCGGTTGGCAAACGTTTGTGGCGAAAGTTAACGTTGGATGTTATTATATTATCGGAATTCCTATTGGGACTCTCTTTGGGTTTTACTTCGAGTACGATGCCAAG GGTATATGGACGGGAATGATTGGTGGTACGCTTATACAAACGGTTATTTTGGTCTGGGTCATACTTAGAACAGACTGGACAAAAGAA GTTGAAAAAGCTTCCAAGAGGCTAGATAAATGGAGTAACAAGAAGCCAGAAATAACTTCTGAATGA
- the LOC103835044 gene encoding protein DETOXIFICATION 40 isoform X2, with translation MGSAVETLCGQAFGGRKYEMLGIYLQRSTVLLTLTGVLLTLIYVFSKPILLFLGESPEIASAASIFVYGLIPQIFAYAVNFPIQKFLQSQSIVAPSAYISTATLFVHLLLSWLAIYKLGMGLLGASLVLSLSWWIIVVAQFVYIVTSDRCRETWRWFSVQAFSGLPSFFKLSAASAVMLCLETWYFQILVLLAGLLENPELALDSLSICMTISGWVFMISVGFNAAISVRVSNELGAGNPKSASFSVIIVNIYSLITCVILAIVILAFRDVLSYAFTEGEEVSAAVSDLCPLLALTLVLNGIQPVLSGVAVGCGWQTFVAKVNVGCYYIIGIPLGALFGFYFKFDAKGIWTGMICGTLIQTVILAWITFRTDWTKEVEESAKRLDKWSNKKPEVVPE, from the exons ATGGGGAGTGCGGTGGAGACGTTATGTGGTCAAGCGTTTGGAGGTAGAAAATACGAGATGCTTGGCATATATCTCCAGAGATCCACCGTGTTGCTCACTCTCACCGGCGTTCTCCTAACGTTAATCTACGTCTTCTCCAAACCGATTTTGCTTTTCCTCGGAGAGTCGCCGGAGATAGCTTCCGCCGCGTCTATTTTCGTATACGGCCTTATCCCTCAAATCTTTGCCTACGCCGTTAACTTCCCTATCCAAAAGTTTCTACAGTCGCAAAGCATCGTTGCTCCGAGTGCTTACATCTCAACGGCCACGCTCTTCGTTCACCTTCTCTTAAGCTGGCTCGCTATATACAAGCTTGGCATGGGGCTTCTTGGAGCGTCGCTGGTGCTCAGCCTCTCGTGGTGGATTATTGTGGTGGCTCAGTTTGTTTACATCGTGACGAGTGATCGGTGTCGTGAGACGTGGAGATGGTTTAGTGTGCAGGCGTTCTCGGGGCTACCGAGTTTTTTCAAACTCTCCGCCGCCTCCGCCGTGATGCTATGCCTTGAGACTTGGTATTTTCAGATTCTCGTTCTTCTCGCCGGACTTCTCGAGAATCCGGAGCTAGCTCTTGATTCTCTCTCCATTTG CATGACGATTTCAGGATGGGTGTTTATGATATCTGTTGGATTCAACGCAGCGATAAG TGTAAGAGTGAGCAATGAATTGGGAGCTGGAAACCCTAAATCAGCATCGTTTTCTGTTATCATCGTCAACATATATTCGTTAATCACATGTGTGATCTTAGCCATTGTGATCTTGGCGTTCCGTGACGTCTTGAGCTATGCTTTCACCGAAGGTGAAGAAGTTTCAGCTGCAGTTTCTGATCTCTGCCCGCTTCTTGCTTTAACGCTTGTCCTCAATGGAATCCAACCCGTCCTTTCTG GTGTGGCGGTTGGATGCGGTTGGCAAACGTTTGTGGCCAAAGTTAACGTTGGATGTTACTACATTATCGGAATTCCTCTTGGGGCTCTCTTTGGATTTTACTTCAAGTTCGATGCCAAG GGTATATGGACGGGAATGATATGTGGAACTCTTATACAGACGGTTATTTTAGCATGGATCACGTTTCGAACAGACTGGACAAAAGAG GTGGAAGAATCTGCTAAAAGGTTGGACAAATGGAGCAACAAAAAACCGGAAGTGGTTCCCGAATGA
- the LOC103835044 gene encoding protein DETOXIFICATION 40 isoform X1, with the protein MAASQNDGVYQPLLHPQSDGTVPLSPSTESSNGELERVLSNVETPLFHRLRKATMIESKLLFKLAAPAVIVYMINYLMSMSTQIFSGHLGNLELAAASLGNTGIQIFAYGLMLGMGSAVETLCGQAFGGRKYEMLGIYLQRSTVLLTLTGVLLTLIYVFSKPILLFLGESPEIASAASIFVYGLIPQIFAYAVNFPIQKFLQSQSIVAPSAYISTATLFVHLLLSWLAIYKLGMGLLGASLVLSLSWWIIVVAQFVYIVTSDRCRETWRWFSVQAFSGLPSFFKLSAASAVMLCLETWYFQILVLLAGLLENPELALDSLSICMTISGWVFMISVGFNAAISVRVSNELGAGNPKSASFSVIIVNIYSLITCVILAIVILAFRDVLSYAFTEGEEVSAAVSDLCPLLALTLVLNGIQPVLSGVAVGCGWQTFVAKVNVGCYYIIGIPLGALFGFYFKFDAKGIWTGMICGTLIQTVILAWITFRTDWTKEVEESAKRLDKWSNKKPEVVPE; encoded by the exons ATGGCCGCATCTCAAAACGATGGCGTATACCAACCGCTTCTCCACCCTCAGTCTGATGGAACGGTGCCGCTTTCTCCTTCGACGGAGTCTAGCAACGGCGAGCTAGAGAGAGTGCTTTCCAACGTGGAAACTCCGTTGTTTCACCGCCTTCGTAAGGCCACAATGATTGAATCCAAGCTTCTCTTCAAACTTGCTGCGCCTGCTGTCATCGTGTACATGATAAACTACCTCATGTCCATGTCCACTCAAATATTCTCCGGCCATCTCGGAAACCTAGAACTCGCTGCCGCTTCACTTGGAAACACCGGGATACAAATCTTCGCATACGGTCTCATG TTAGGAATGGGGAGTGCGGTGGAGACGTTATGTGGTCAAGCGTTTGGAGGTAGAAAATACGAGATGCTTGGCATATATCTCCAGAGATCCACCGTGTTGCTCACTCTCACCGGCGTTCTCCTAACGTTAATCTACGTCTTCTCCAAACCGATTTTGCTTTTCCTCGGAGAGTCGCCGGAGATAGCTTCCGCCGCGTCTATTTTCGTATACGGCCTTATCCCTCAAATCTTTGCCTACGCCGTTAACTTCCCTATCCAAAAGTTTCTACAGTCGCAAAGCATCGTTGCTCCGAGTGCTTACATCTCAACGGCCACGCTCTTCGTTCACCTTCTCTTAAGCTGGCTCGCTATATACAAGCTTGGCATGGGGCTTCTTGGAGCGTCGCTGGTGCTCAGCCTCTCGTGGTGGATTATTGTGGTGGCTCAGTTTGTTTACATCGTGACGAGTGATCGGTGTCGTGAGACGTGGAGATGGTTTAGTGTGCAGGCGTTCTCGGGGCTACCGAGTTTTTTCAAACTCTCCGCCGCCTCCGCCGTGATGCTATGCCTTGAGACTTGGTATTTTCAGATTCTCGTTCTTCTCGCCGGACTTCTCGAGAATCCGGAGCTAGCTCTTGATTCTCTCTCCATTTG CATGACGATTTCAGGATGGGTGTTTATGATATCTGTTGGATTCAACGCAGCGATAAG TGTAAGAGTGAGCAATGAATTGGGAGCTGGAAACCCTAAATCAGCATCGTTTTCTGTTATCATCGTCAACATATATTCGTTAATCACATGTGTGATCTTAGCCATTGTGATCTTGGCGTTCCGTGACGTCTTGAGCTATGCTTTCACCGAAGGTGAAGAAGTTTCAGCTGCAGTTTCTGATCTCTGCCCGCTTCTTGCTTTAACGCTTGTCCTCAATGGAATCCAACCCGTCCTTTCTG GTGTGGCGGTTGGATGCGGTTGGCAAACGTTTGTGGCCAAAGTTAACGTTGGATGTTACTACATTATCGGAATTCCTCTTGGGGCTCTCTTTGGATTTTACTTCAAGTTCGATGCCAAG GGTATATGGACGGGAATGATATGTGGAACTCTTATACAGACGGTTATTTTAGCATGGATCACGTTTCGAACAGACTGGACAAAAGAG GTGGAAGAATCTGCTAAAAGGTTGGACAAATGGAGCAACAAAAAACCGGAAGTGGTTCCCGAATGA